The following proteins come from a genomic window of Nostoc sp. TCL26-01:
- a CDS encoding SUMF1/EgtB/PvdO family nonheme iron enzyme — translation MVKNWAIAIGINQYDLLQPLNYAKRDAQLMQQFLGNEAGFEKVFYFSDDSPDVAGKSTRPTRTNLLRILRQLFNNPFMGAGDNFWFFFSGHGIRHANRDYLMPCDGDPEDIENTAIPINFVTERLRRCGADNVVLILDACRNQSQKSGEGIGRQTAEEARQQGVISIFSCSPQEYSYEIQALQQGAFTTALLEGLGIQGKCATVERLNQYLNLRVPEIVRQHINKRQTPYIIAEPISKSHLILVPKYATLADIATLKNDAYQAEVKKNLDLAEQLWIRVLAAASGSDMDAIDAIKRIDRLRWERQVNLPLPIDTPESSIKGTSTIEKNPLQIFQFEVVTVNSQGSITNRSNREAKYLVEQLGNGVTLEMVQIPGGTFTMGSSAEEVGRRADESSQHQVTVPGFFMGKYEVTQAQYQAIMGANPSNFKGEKRPVEQVSWNDAVEFCNKLSQKTGRKYRLPSEAEWEYACRAGTTTPFYFGETITTDLVNYDGNYTYSSAPKGKYRQQTTPVDAFPPNAFGLHDMHGNVWEWCQDHWHDYYNGAPINDSAWLENDNSIRLLHGGSWNFSPVVCRSANRLRSSAVNRYSGFGFRVVLVSE, via the coding sequence ATGGTAAAAAATTGGGCGATCGCGATCGGCATTAACCAGTATGATTTACTGCAACCGCTAAATTATGCCAAGCGGGATGCACAGTTGATGCAGCAGTTTCTTGGCAACGAGGCTGGGTTTGAGAAGGTTTTCTATTTCTCCGATGACTCCCCCGATGTTGCTGGAAAATCAACCCGTCCCACTCGCACCAACTTATTACGCATTTTGCGACAGTTATTTAACAACCCCTTCATGGGTGCAGGGGATAATTTTTGGTTCTTCTTCAGTGGGCATGGAATCCGCCATGCTAACCGCGATTATCTCATGCCCTGTGACGGCGACCCAGAAGATATCGAAAATACAGCCATTCCCATTAACTTTGTCACCGAACGCCTGCGTCGTTGTGGTGCAGATAACGTTGTCTTAATTTTGGATGCTTGTCGCAATCAAAGTCAAAAAAGTGGTGAAGGGATAGGACGACAAACAGCTGAAGAAGCACGTCAACAAGGCGTTATCAGCATATTTTCCTGTAGTCCCCAAGAATATTCTTATGAAATACAAGCATTACAACAAGGTGCTTTTACCACAGCCTTATTGGAAGGTTTAGGCATTCAAGGTAAATGTGCCACAGTGGAAAGGCTGAACCAGTATCTCAACCTGCGTGTACCGGAAATTGTGCGTCAGCATATAAATAAGAGACAGACACCATACATTATTGCCGAGCCTATCAGTAAATCTCACTTGATACTCGTACCCAAATATGCAACCCTCGCTGATATTGCCACGCTGAAAAATGATGCCTATCAAGCAGAAGTAAAGAAAAATTTAGATTTGGCAGAGCAATTATGGATTCGGGTATTAGCTGCTGCTTCTGGTTCAGATATGGATGCGATTGACGCAATTAAAAGAATTGACCGATTGAGATGGGAACGTCAAGTAAATTTGCCACTCCCTATTGATACTCCTGAAAGTTCTATTAAGGGAACATCTACAATTGAAAAAAATCCATTACAAATCTTTCAGTTTGAAGTGGTGACGGTAAATTCACAAGGAAGCATTACTAACCGCAGCAACAGGGAAGCAAAATATTTGGTTGAACAATTGGGGAATGGTGTCACCTTGGAAATGGTACAGATACCAGGGGGAACATTTACGATGGGTTCATCAGCAGAGGAAGTGGGAAGACGTGCAGATGAAAGTTCTCAGCATCAGGTAACAGTCCCTGGATTCTTTATGGGGAAATATGAAGTTACTCAAGCCCAGTATCAAGCGATTATGGGGGCTAATCCTTCTAACTTTAAAGGTGAGAAACGACCAGTAGAACAAGTGAGTTGGAATGATGCGGTAGAGTTTTGTAACAAACTTAGTCAAAAGACAGGGCGTAAGTATAGACTACCTAGTGAAGCAGAATGGGAATACGCTTGTCGTGCAGGGACTACTACGCCATTTTATTTTGGGGAAACAATTACCACTGATTTAGTTAACTACGATGGTAACTATACTTATAGTTCTGCGCCAAAAGGAAAATATCGTCAACAAACAACTCCTGTAGACGCTTTTCCGCCCAATGCCTTTGGTTTACACGATATGCACGGCAATGTTTGGGAATGGTGTCAAGACCACTGGCATGATTATTACAATGGCGCACCCATAAATGATAGTGCGTGGCTTGAGAATGATAATAGTATTCGTCTGCTGCATGGTGGTTCTTGGAACTTCAGCCCAGTGGTCTGTCGCAGTGCGAACCGTCTCAGGAGTTCAGCCGTCAACCGCTACAGCGGTTTCGGTTTTCGCGTCGTTCTAGTTTCCGAGTGA
- a CDS encoding RNA-binding protein, whose translation MSVYVGNLSYDVTEESLNAVFAEYGSVKRVQLPTDRETGRVRGFGFVEMGSDAEETAAIEALDGAEWMGRDLKVNKAKPKEDRGSFGGGGNRGGGYGGRNRY comes from the coding sequence ATGTCAGTTTACGTAGGCAATCTTTCTTACGATGTTACAGAAGAGAGCTTGAATGCTGTGTTTGCAGAATATGGTTCTGTGAAGCGTGTTCAACTACCTACAGACCGTGAAACAGGTCGTGTACGCGGCTTTGGTTTTGTGGAAATGGGTTCTGATGCAGAAGAAACAGCTGCTATCGAAGCTCTTGATGGTGCTGAGTGGATGGGACGCGACTTGAAAGTGAACAAGGCTAAACCCAAAGAAGATAGAGGTTCCTTTGGTGGTGGCGGTAACCGTGGTGGTGGATACGGCGGACGTAACCGTTACTAA
- a CDS encoding integrase, whose protein sequence is MPYTFDPRKSAWDGTPIEQWEPSKWKQWKGKQADEPAKIEREYLRIKHAIHQANAALSLDRVKIRLKLTSAKSIGLQGTFPCKPGDVGKQGSPNKQYTISCGFAASDAGVKMAVLKARELDLSLITKQFQWTPELLGKQAQKIEVIHDINSGKLISELIQEYEREFWKTHEQNRRGIRTWETHYIRHLKKLPQDVPMSAQALEIALEKTQPNTSSRFFLVWQLKKFCEFCGIDDFKTIHAYATPKPHPTIRKIPTDEEIIQGFTKIGLPLSVYTSKENITQPEQWQWAYGMLATYGLRPHELFAVDIAAFINPANTFHLVNLNPRLTDGTKTGERSCGIPPLHPHWVDLFKLKDIRFPHNEGKLNNKTAKLYIKFRTADTGFRPYDLRHAYAIRGHRLRVPIKTMADYMGHTVQEHTKTYQRWMNEDTNLAIYQEVVIHRQGTTKEAMKERINELEAENLALKAENATLRSLLVQHQLGELLI, encoded by the coding sequence ATGCCTTATACCTTTGACCCGCGAAAATCAGCATGGGATGGTACACCAATTGAGCAATGGGAACCGTCGAAATGGAAACAATGGAAAGGGAAACAAGCTGATGAACCAGCTAAAATAGAGCGTGAATATCTACGAATTAAGCACGCTATTCACCAGGCTAACGCAGCATTAAGTCTAGATAGAGTCAAGATTAGACTCAAACTTACCAGTGCCAAAAGTATCGGCTTACAAGGCACTTTCCCGTGTAAACCGGGGGATGTTGGTAAACAAGGTAGTCCGAATAAACAATATACGATTTCCTGTGGGTTTGCTGCTAGTGATGCTGGGGTAAAAATGGCAGTATTAAAAGCACGGGAATTAGATTTGTCGTTAATTACGAAGCAGTTTCAGTGGACACCAGAGTTACTAGGTAAGCAAGCACAAAAAATAGAAGTTATTCATGATATTAATTCTGGCAAACTAATTAGCGAATTGATTCAAGAATATGAGCGTGAGTTTTGGAAAACTCATGAACAAAATCGCCGAGGAATTAGGACTTGGGAAACTCATTATATTAGACATCTGAAAAAGTTACCCCAAGATGTACCCATGTCTGCTCAAGCTTTAGAAATAGCTTTAGAAAAGACTCAACCCAATACATCATCTAGATTTTTTCTGGTATGGCAATTAAAGAAATTCTGTGAATTTTGCGGTATTGATGATTTTAAAACAATTCACGCCTATGCTACTCCTAAACCTCATCCCACTATCCGCAAGATACCTACAGATGAGGAGATTATCCAAGGTTTTACTAAGATTGGTTTGCCTTTATCAGTATACACAAGTAAAGAAAACATTACACAACCAGAACAATGGCAATGGGCTTATGGAATGTTAGCTACCTATGGCTTAAGACCTCATGAATTATTTGCCGTAGATATAGCAGCATTTATCAATCCAGCAAATACTTTTCATCTAGTAAATTTAAATCCCCGCCTCACCGATGGGACTAAAACTGGTGAACGTAGCTGTGGAATTCCGCCACTACATCCCCATTGGGTAGATTTATTCAAGTTAAAAGATATTAGGTTTCCTCACAACGAAGGAAAACTGAATAATAAAACAGCAAAACTTTACATCAAATTTAGAACTGCTGATACAGGCTTTAGACCTTATGATTTACGTCATGCTTATGCTATTCGTGGTCATCGTTTACGAGTTCCTATCAAGACGATGGCAGATTACATGGGTCATACAGTCCAAGAACATACTAAAACATATCAAAGATGGATGAATGAAGATACGAATTTAGCAATTTATCAAGAGGTAGTCATCCATCGACAAGGAACTACAAAAGAAGCGATGAAGGAAAGAATTAATGAGTTAGAAGCTGAGAATTTAGCTCTTAAGGCTGAAAATGCTACACTCAGAAGCTTGTTAGTTCAGCATCAATTGGGTGAATTATTGATTTAA
- a CDS encoding DUF4386 family protein, with the protein MSEQNVLSPKPLHLIAGWVLVVESLLLFVPVAILGQAINWPQSLGDPADVMLPLLVQNAAAVRLGYFIYLAYSMLFWVAALLTMQVLSHGKSYSLWLRIAAGFGVASTIARCLGIIRWLVAMPALATVYTNPATSSQTREAIAVVYQVLNNYAGSVGEVLGVSLFAAIWLAMVSLTILQTRIVSRWLGFLGLVSATLLVFQLAELLGIDLGAFITVSVSVQQLWFLVMGIVLLRWRSI; encoded by the coding sequence ATGTCAGAACAAAACGTCTTGTCTCCAAAACCTCTGCATCTCATCGCTGGTTGGGTTCTGGTTGTTGAAAGTCTGCTGCTCTTTGTCCCTGTTGCTATTTTAGGACAGGCGATCAACTGGCCCCAAAGTTTGGGTGATCCAGCAGATGTAATGCTACCACTTTTAGTTCAAAATGCAGCAGCAGTTAGGCTTGGTTACTTCATCTATCTGGCTTACTCGATGCTTTTTTGGGTAGCTGCTTTGTTAACGATGCAAGTTTTAAGCCACGGAAAATCTTATTCTCTCTGGCTACGCATTGCGGCTGGGTTTGGTGTAGCTTCTACTATTGCTCGTTGTTTAGGTATTATTCGCTGGCTCGTTGCCATGCCCGCTTTAGCAACAGTTTATACCAATCCAGCAACATCTAGCCAAACTCGTGAGGCGATCGCTGTTGTATATCAAGTTCTCAACAACTATGCTGGCTCAGTCGGGGAAGTGCTAGGTGTGAGCTTATTTGCAGCTATCTGGTTAGCGATGGTGTCGTTGACGATTTTGCAAACTCGAATAGTATCTCGCTGGTTAGGATTCTTGGGCTTAGTATCAGCAACGCTGTTGGTTTTTCAATTAGCTGAGTTGTTGGGAATCGATTTGGGTGCATTCATCACTGTATCGGTGAGTGTTCAACAACTCTGGTTTTTGGTGATGGGCATTGTCTTGTTGCGTTGGCGATCTATTTAA
- a CDS encoding MerR family transcriptional regulator, with protein sequence MFKIGDFSRLGQVSVRMLRHYDDLGLLKPAHVDQFTDYRYYTIEQLPRLNRILALKDLGLPLEQIADLLRKDLPSAQLQHLLQSKQKELHQQLQDTQGRLNRLSARLRQLEQEGQPSAYDVIIKSVPGCCIASAHQIVPTAAEMPKYRGMLIRQLYAWLKEQNIVPIGCEIVLYHISEYTETNIDMEFTIAIPEPIQPTWDTGQTGITVRQLPAIAQVASVVHSGMIRNITQAIIALFTWIGTNGYTTSGAIREIHLFGAETLRVRDQPVVVELQVPIEPFESN encoded by the coding sequence GTGTTCAAGATAGGAGATTTTTCCCGGCTAGGACAAGTATCTGTGCGAATGCTGCGCCACTATGATGATCTAGGTTTGCTCAAACCAGCTCATGTTGATCAGTTTACAGATTATCGCTACTATACGATTGAGCAGTTACCTCGACTCAACCGGATCTTAGCTCTCAAGGATTTGGGGCTACCCTTAGAGCAGATTGCTGATTTACTGCGAAAAGATTTGCCTTCAGCACAACTCCAACATCTGCTGCAATCAAAACAGAAAGAACTGCATCAACAACTTCAAGACACTCAAGGACGGCTAAATCGCCTTTCTGCTCGGTTACGTCAACTAGAGCAAGAAGGACAGCCTTCCGCCTATGATGTGATTATCAAGTCTGTGCCTGGGTGTTGCATTGCCTCTGCTCATCAGATTGTGCCTACTGCTGCTGAGATGCCTAAATATCGAGGGATGTTGATTCGGCAACTCTACGCTTGGTTGAAAGAGCAAAATATTGTGCCGATTGGCTGTGAGATTGTCCTGTATCACATCTCAGAGTATACAGAAACGAACATTGACATGGAGTTTACGATCGCTATTCCGGAACCCATTCAACCAACTTGGGACACTGGACAAACGGGGATTACTGTTCGCCAATTGCCAGCGATCGCTCAAGTTGCTAGTGTTGTTCATAGTGGGATGATTCGCAACATTACCCAGGCGATTATAGCTCTCTTTACTTGGATTGGTACAAATGGTTATACCACGAGTGGAGCAATTCGAGAAATTCATTTGTTTGGGGCAGAAACGCTGCGAGTGCGAGATCAGCCGGTGGTGGTGGAACTGCAAGTCCCAATTGAACCGTTTGAGTCTAATTAA
- a CDS encoding CopG family transcriptional regulator → MKKTSRFDDLIDAARSRQQRDQPASNVEQTTAQSKSTDPAYTRTTLYLPKQLHRQLKASAVAQERQMSDIVAELIEQWLVGKEANSDTES, encoded by the coding sequence ATGAAAAAAACTAGCCGATTTGATGATTTAATTGATGCTGCTCGTAGTCGTCAACAGCGAGATCAACCAGCATCAAATGTAGAGCAAACGACGGCTCAAAGTAAGAGTACAGACCCTGCTTATACTCGAACAACTCTCTACCTACCCAAACAACTACATCGACAGCTAAAAGCCTCAGCAGTGGCGCAGGAACGACAAATGAGTGATATTGTCGCGGAATTGATTGAGCAATGGCTGGTGGGAAAAGAGGCAAATAGTGACACAGAATCCTAG
- a CDS encoding ParA family protein — translation MIITVAAFKGGVGKSTTALHLATYLQTKADTLLVDGDLNRSALDWSNRGCLPFKVADEKQGVNLAGLYEHIVIDTPARPDPAELKTIAKGCDLLVIPTTPDAIALGATLQMMELLKKIKQNYKILLTIMPPNPNKAGEEARTTLLNADLPVFKSGIRRLAVFQRAALEGVPVNAVKDAYAQIAWRCYAGVGKEILD, via the coding sequence ATGATTATCACCGTAGCGGCGTTTAAGGGTGGAGTGGGTAAGTCTACAACGGCACTGCATTTAGCTACATATCTGCAAACCAAAGCTGATACACTGTTAGTAGACGGTGATTTAAACCGTAGTGCGTTAGATTGGTCGAATCGGGGTTGTTTACCCTTTAAGGTAGCTGATGAAAAGCAGGGAGTAAATTTAGCGGGGCTTTATGAGCATATCGTCATTGATACACCAGCCAGACCAGACCCAGCCGAGTTAAAAACTATTGCCAAAGGCTGTGATTTATTGGTAATACCGACTACACCAGATGCGATCGCTTTAGGCGCAACGTTACAAATGATGGAATTACTGAAAAAAATCAAACAAAACTATAAAATTTTACTAACTATTATGCCTCCAAATCCCAATAAAGCGGGAGAAGAGGCGAGAACAACTCTGTTAAATGCAGATTTACCTGTATTTAAATCAGGAATTCGCCGTTTAGCAGTGTTCCAGCGTGCTGCTTTAGAAGGAGTTCCAGTTAATGCTGTCAAAGATGCTTATGCACAAATTGCTTGGCGATGTTATGCGGGGGTGGGAAAGGAAATATTAGACTAA
- a CDS encoding MBL fold metallo-hydrolase, whose translation MKDNLSAYSRIEPGETTTELECLPYSVQHNDEGVCLLVRMGPYRIILDCGFGDISFLQKNLNKSSPQRTPPLPADLVLVTHAHPDHARGLLALHQAFPRLPIYASEVTSKLLPLNWLDKKDVPPFCQALPLRSPVELHDGLVVEIFPCGHLPGAVAILITYTTEDRAYKLLYTGDFFLSNSRLVEGLRLEELRGTELNVLIIEGTYGTSRHPHRRNQENQLAERINRAIADRCSVLLPTPALGLGQELLMLLRSHHHFTGRDLDIWVDGAVATGCDAYLELLPHLPASVQNFARHQPLFWDERVRPRVRRLQPEHRSTVGKSPCIVLTDSTANLEQYCQPETGPWLILLPEKIDIRVNKKYSAPTTTESYLMAQHSDGPGTTQLIHNLRPQHVIFVHGSPAYLADLTSLEELQNRYHIHSPAAGTLVELPIGDTFLQPAAPETNYEGELTELGTVITVTLPDAITADPRWRQFADTGLIEARWQGEELVLRGLTQKELLTQNSDRFTLSDIDCCGTCRHQRGQRCWNPVSPLYNFKVTLEGYCPAFESSSQPES comes from the coding sequence ATGAAAGATAATCTATCAGCATACTCTCGGATTGAGCCAGGGGAAACGACAACAGAATTAGAATGTTTGCCCTATAGTGTTCAACACAATGATGAGGGTGTATGTTTATTGGTGCGGATGGGGCCATACCGCATCATTTTGGATTGTGGTTTTGGCGATATTTCCTTCTTGCAGAAAAATTTAAACAAATCCTCTCCACAACGAACTCCACCCTTACCCGCAGATTTGGTGTTAGTGACTCATGCTCATCCAGATCATGCTAGAGGTTTGCTGGCACTACATCAAGCTTTTCCTCGCTTACCCATCTATGCTAGTGAAGTAACTAGCAAGTTGCTGCCCTTAAATTGGTTGGATAAGAAAGATGTGCCGCCTTTTTGTCAAGCATTGCCGTTGCGATCGCCTGTAGAATTGCACGATGGGCTAGTAGTAGAAATCTTTCCCTGCGGACATTTACCGGGAGCAGTGGCAATTCTCATCACCTATACTACAGAAGATCGGGCTTACAAGTTACTCTACACCGGAGATTTTTTCCTCTCCAACTCCCGCCTAGTTGAAGGTTTGCGCTTAGAAGAATTGCGGGGAACAGAATTGAATGTGTTGATTATCGAAGGGACTTACGGTACATCCCGACACCCCCACCGCCGCAACCAAGAAAACCAATTAGCTGAGAGAATTAATCGGGCGATCGCTGATCGTTGTTCTGTATTGTTGCCTACTCCTGCGTTAGGATTAGGACAAGAACTATTGATGTTGCTGCGTTCCCATCACCATTTCACCGGCAGAGATTTAGATATTTGGGTGGATGGGGCTGTGGCTACGGGGTGCGATGCTTATCTAGAACTATTACCCCATCTACCAGCCTCAGTGCAAAACTTCGCTCGTCATCAACCTCTATTTTGGGATGAGCGTGTGCGTCCCCGTGTCCGACGATTACAACCAGAACATCGTAGCACTGTAGGTAAATCGCCCTGTATTGTTCTGACTGATTCCACCGCTAATTTGGAGCAATATTGCCAACCGGAAACTGGGCCTTGGCTAATCTTACTCCCAGAAAAAATTGATATTAGAGTTAATAAAAAATACTCAGCACCCACCACTACCGAAAGCTATCTGATGGCTCAACACAGTGATGGCCCCGGTACTACTCAGCTAATTCATAATTTGCGTCCCCAGCACGTGATTTTTGTTCACGGTTCCCCTGCTTACCTAGCCGATTTAACCAGTTTAGAAGAGTTGCAAAATCGTTATCACATCCATTCACCGGCGGCTGGTACTTTAGTGGAACTACCCATTGGCGATACTTTTTTACAACCAGCCGCACCAGAAACAAATTATGAAGGTGAACTGACAGAATTAGGTACAGTGATTACTGTTACTTTACCCGACGCAATTACTGCCGATCCGCGCTGGCGACAGTTTGCTGATACTGGTTTAATAGAGGCGAGATGGCAAGGTGAAGAACTGGTACTAAGGGGATTAACCCAAAAAGAACTACTCACTCAAAATAGCGATCGCTTTACTTTATCAGATATTGATTGCTGCGGTACTTGCCGTCACCAACGGGGACAACGTTGCTGGAATCCAGTTTCCCCTCTATATAACTTTAAAGTCACTCTAGAAGGCTACTGTCCTGCTTTTGAAAGCTCATCTCAGCCTGAATCTTAA